A stretch of Pseudophryne corroboree isolate aPseCor3 chromosome 9, aPseCor3.hap2, whole genome shotgun sequence DNA encodes these proteins:
- the LOC134957906 gene encoding serine/arginine repetitive matrix protein 1-like — protein sequence MYFFFITEMSRDKQTRSAPSPTPSDLSLQSNEEWEPTQEADATDQASSDQPRSSRAHEKSKKKPSKKARSQPEEQSEEEASGEEAGQKKPRGPRYTEAENCVLVDCVDRSYDVLYGSRAQKTAFKVKRNIWESIASQVTAISGNRRSTQNCLKRYSDCRRQTKKKMGIQRRHETATGGGPALNLKWLPWENVIRRRLNPAMVEGVRGGVDSSRPAGFLEEEEPPRRRRKAGDQPSKRRSDDRPAQRTSPAHRTSPAHGPLPVQQASAAARGPSTAPQASRAHRSSPVRHSSSSRSWSPVHQTTSVHRLSPVHQTPSATTPQDGRQTTAPARRPSPDRRLSRSSGTVTEEPQDTTLVDPSLDLFESTGLTDETFLGFEDSRADVSSQTLEKSSETRTSGAPGAAASQDGEVVPRTSSGLASGIGSYFRPDLLQGSSEDDEVEVQDDPVATSLPAQMNVVADIQEGQNPSTVQRVHTLASEIGTRQDTYTNVVGSRLDNIERTMEKMSNNLHELQKTISDSTATILQIIIEDRRENRNILNIMSDSLVKLVEKTTCLAESNKNMSDSHRHSSSSQQLIATTLQMIYDKLPVPAHQHAGDPPYPPSQATRTHRTLPQVPSQYSQSQMYQGYTGMYPTPQMPPPPAAHSSAAWAPRASRHTPQPPRTSTPYQGEEEDPDRLPP from the exons atgtattttttttttataacagagatgtcaagggacaaacaaacccgatccgccccttcccccaccccctcggatctatccctgcaaagcaatgaggagtgggagccaacccaggaggcggatgcgaccgaccaggcatctagtgaccagccgcggtcgtcaagggcccatgagaagtccaagaaaaagcctagtaaaaag gcaagaagccagccagaggagcagtcggaggaggaagcctctggtgaagaagcaggacagaaaaagccgcgtggacccagatacactgaggcggaaaactgtgtcctagtggattgcgtcgacaggtcctacgacgttttgtatggaTCAAGGGCACAGAAAACAGCATTTAAGGTAAAGCGGAACATCTGGGAATCCATCGCCAGTCAAGTAACTGCAATTTCTGGAAACCGTCGGAGCACCCaaaattgcttgaagcggtacagtgattgccgcagacagaccaagaagaagatggggattcagcgccgacatgagacagctacgggaggtggcccggctctcaatttgaagtggctaccctgggagaacgttattagaaggcgcttgaaccctgccatggtcgaaggagttcgcggaggtgtggactccagccgtcctgctggctttctcgaggaggaagaaccgcccagaagacggaggaaggcgggagaccagccgtccaaaaggaggtctgatg acagacctgcccagaggacatcacctgcgcacaggacatcgccagcgcacggaccgttacctgtgcagcaggcatcggcagcagcgcgcggaccatcaactgcgccgcaagcatcgcgagcacacagatcgtcacctgtgcgccacagttcgtcatcgcgcagttggtcacctgtgcaccagacgacatcagtgcacagactatcacctgtgcaccagacaccgtcggcgaccacaccacaagatgggcgccaaactacagctcctgcgcgcaggccatcaccagatcgtcgtctctccaggagctctgggactgtgactgaagagcctcaagacacaacccttgtggacccatcactcgatctgtttgagtctacagggttaactgacgaaacttttcttgggtttgaggacagccgtgcagatgtatccagccagacccttgaaaagtcttccgaaacgaggacaagtggagctcctggagcagcggcatcacaggatggagaag tggtgccacgaaccagcagcggactagcttcggggattggttcgtacttcaggccggatctcctacaggggtcgtcagaggatgacgaggtggaagtgcaggatgatccagttgctacatccctgc ctgcccaaatgaatgtggtggcagacatccaggaagggcagaatccctcaactgttcagagggttcacaccctggcatcagagattgggacacgccaggatacatacacaaatgttgtgggaagcagactggacaacattgagaggacaatggagaaaatgtccaacaatctgcatgaactgcagaagactatttccgacagcacggccacaatactacagatCATAATTGAAGATCGTAGGGAGAATAGGAACATACTTAACATCATGTCCGATTCCTTGGTCAAGCTTGTGGAAAAAACCACATGTTTGGCAGAAAGCAATAAGAACATGTCGGATAGTCATCGACACTCCTCTTCCAGCCAAcagctcatcgcaaccacactgcagatgatctatgataagctcccagtaccagctcatcaacacgctggtgatccaccatatccgccgtctcaagccacaaggacgcatcgtacccttcctcaagtcccatcccagtacagtcagtcacagatgtaccagggatatacagggatgtaccccaccccccagatgcctccaccaccagccGCACATTCTTCAGCAGCATGGGCACCGAGGGCCAGTCGACatactccccagcctcccaggacatccacgccctatcagggggaagaagaggatccggacagacttccaccataa
- the LOC134958788 gene encoding putative nuclease HARBI1, producing the protein MVCMLFFDCHLCSLVGVCFWEKYPWFNLFSGCATEHQVFIFFGAEKMYAPACVMSIFIAAEALPPQPTPALPPQPPAPQPQPAPHQPRQRRRARPPIFRTRVLLFGMPDDVVVRRYRLPPHLILDTLSIIESDLESEIRYPTAIPPLTQFLAVLHFLATASYQHVVGDLVGMSQGQFSKVLRRVCQAFLKRVKQFIDMPLDVGALDVVKRQFEEGGSRFPHVIGVVDGTHVAIQPPRHNEEIYRNRKLFHSLNVMVVCGPSLQILSLNAKFTGSSHDAYVIRQSGIWQRLRSSQRADMWLLGDRGYPCTPWLMTPYRNPRPGPQMAFNSALTPPSPIQPTSPPSEWAEEAPEDRSGSLDVAVENVAVGDPTSLQYIFTNMRHHLQALLALVDDMEKIC; encoded by the exons atggtctgtatgctgttttttgactgtcatttgtgttctcttgtaggtgtttgcttttgggagaaatatccctggtttaatttattttctgggtgtgctactgaacaccaagtctttattttttttggagcag aaaaaatgtacgctcctgca tgtgttatgtcaatatttattgctgcagaagccctacctccccaacccacgccagcactcccaccccaaccgccagccccacaaccacagccggctcctcatcaaccaaggcaacggaggcgtgctaggccaccaattttccgaacccgtgtcctactttttggtatgccagatgatgtggtggtgcgtagatacaggctgccaccacatctaatcctagacactctctccataatagagagtgatctggagtctgaaattcggtatcctacagcaataccaccattgacacaattccttgcagtgttacattttttggctacagcctcatatcagcatgttgtgggagacctggttggcatgtcgcagggccagttcagtaaggtcctgcggcgtgtctgccaggctttcctaaagcgggtgaagcaattcattgatatgcctttggatgttggtgccctagatgtggtgaagcggcaatttgaggaaggtggtagtcgcttcccacatgttattggggttgtggatggcacacatgttgctattcagccaccaagacataatgaagaaatttatagaaacaggaaactgtttcattctctgaatgtaatggttgtttgtgggccatccctccagatcctttccctgaatgcaaaatttactggaagttcacatgatgcatatgtcattagacaatcagggatatggcagagattaagatcaagtcaacgagcagacatgtggttattgg gagaccgtggatatccttgcaccccctggctcatgactccttaccgtaatcccaggccaggaccacagatggcatttaactccgcgcttact ccgccttcccccatccagccaacatccccacccagtgaatgggcagaggaagcccctgaagaccGTTCAGGGAGTCTtgatgttgccgtggaaa atgttgccgttggagatcccacatcgttACAGTATATTTTTACAAATATGAGGCACCATCTCCAGGCCTTGTTGGCACTTGTTGACGACATGGAAAAAATATGTTaa